DNA sequence from the Solea solea chromosome 12, fSolSol10.1, whole genome shotgun sequence genome:
AGAGAATCTCCACTGAAGCAAATAATCAATGCAGGGATACATTGCATATTTGACACGAAGCAGCAGTCGAAAATCAATTTCCTGACATTTCTATCTAATTACTTCACACATGATTCACTCACATATAACACATGATTTCAGCTCTGATTGATTTTAATATGACAAATATTTACCCTTGTGTGTCTTTACCTGATTTACCTGGTCCTTAAATAGGCCACTGTTTCAAAAGCTATATGTCAATGCAACACATCTTTGTCAATCAATGTGCCATTcagaatttaaaatgtataatagaTAAATAGGATGCGTCTGGTGTATAATATTTAGCTATGAGGTAGACAAATCAGAAGACAGAGCAAGAAGCTATTATGCATTCCCTACTTTTCTGTATCCaaactatacagtatatgtagcctatatggaaaaaacatttttttaattaataatgcagtgttaaaattatatttattttcaatattttcactTCTTGCAGAGATTATAGATAAAGACAACTATAAAATATGAAGCTATACTGCTTAGCTTAGCCCAAATAGAGTAAACTAAAGCTTGCTGATTATCAAGAGTTCCTGAAGTTTGCCACTCACTTGAGAGGCTCCTTGTTAAATAATCACGTTTTGTTTTGACTGAGCACTGTTCGCACATTCACAGGCTCTTCACAGATACTTGTGAAATATTAGGTTTTATCTGCCCCATGGAAAGCACACCATCCTAATAAGAGAATTCATTTAGTTTCAAATGCCTCACAATGAAAAAATATGTGTGTCTTTTAATTGTCCCTGCACCATACCGGTGAATCTGAATTTGTTCTGAAGATGGGTTTGTCTTCTGTCCACTTTAGCTGGCTACtgtaaggaaaggaaaggaaagcatgCAATGgatatttattgtcattatacaaccgaaACTGCACAACCAAATTacaaggtcagatggagggttgatcagagccgctgcgactgagtGCGACCACAATGGACCAACCTGTGTCTAACATTCATCAGcctggggagaacatgcaaactccacacagaaaggtcccagaccaggaggtaacagtgctaaccactaatcCACCATGCCACTACAGGATgtgaaaattatttaaaaaaatactggtGTTGTGGTGCAAAAATTTGAGCTATCTATAGCTACTGTATGAATCTCTGTTGAGGTGGAATTTGTCATACTGTGTGAATACTCTATGCAAACCAAGAAAATCGGTCAatcaagtcattttctgctgtCAGTAATCGTAACCAGTTCAGCAATGCAGCCATTTCACAACCACTTATTTCCCCCCTTTCATGTCTCCATAGTAGCCCTCATGCCCAGGGAATGCTTTAATTAACTCCATTTAAAATTCATAACATGTCACGGTGTTAACAGTATTAGGAAGGTTTTGAGGGCTAATATATGCAGTCCGGCACCCTAAAGCTCATTGTGCATGGAACAAGAGGTGTTTACACTACGGTGATGTGATTGCAGTCACGCCTCCTTAAATGTGGCTCAGGAAATAAGCTCATGTCTCATGACACATTTTACATGTACATAGAtacaaataaagtgtgtgtaaagACTGAAGTGGAGGTGACTGAGCCAAATGAGCAGGGAAAGCAACGTTGAGAATTTACATATGTTCTTGTTATGGCTCCTGCTTATGTGCAATTAGGCTGCCAcactctacttttttttttttttttttgcctttttatctGAAACACGTACACTTAACCCACCCTAATTCAGTTAATGGAACTGCAGCAGTAAGAGCACATTTCCACCTCTCATCAGGCACACTGAGAATTGAATGCGTACAGAGTGACCCAGGTGTCACCCCAGTGATGTGCAATCTTGGTCTGATTGATATTCCCAGCAGTGCCTTTTTACTGTTTGTTGGGTTTTGTTGCTACATGACCCTCAGGCAACAGTGTCATGTCTCTGTTTCATATCCTGAATCCCGTAACTGAATGTCATAAAGAACAGCAAATATTGATCTTTCTTGTGTGGTACATGGGGGCAACCACATCTTAAACAGGTCTTTGCTGTAGATAAGATGGCATCAGTGGAAAAGGTTGACAAAATTCTgtccaaaaaggaaaaaaaaagattttatcTGTTTTAAACGCAGGTATGGGCTTACAGTATAATTACATAGTATATAAAACAAGTCAGATTAATATCGTGTCATCTGCCACTGCTATGCTATAGATTTAATGAAGACATAAGTAGTCCACACTTAATCCCTCTTTATTGCTTAGCTGGCCATTTTATGAATAAGTAACATCTGGCATTAAAGACCTGTCATGCATTAATTCAAAACCGATTTTCAGGATTTAAGAAGTCAGCGGGAATCTTAAAAGCCAAAGCCAGAAACTGCTGCTGAATGTATGAGAGCATTGAGCCCTTTAGCGGTATTTTATTAGAAATGGTCCTTCTACCATGATGGACATAACCACATCAGCTCATATAAGCACTTTGGAAAATAATTGTCTGTGTAATATAGTGAGGAAGCCATACATCAAATGTGCACAGAAATCCCACTGAGTTCTCTGGGCATGATCAGTGGAAATGAGTTCTGTGGTCAGATAAGTACAAAACTGCTTAGCTTCTAGATTTTCAACATATACAGTTAAGTTCAAAATCCTTTCTTGGCACTATTGTCAGTTTAGACCATAGTGTAGACCAGATTATGCGTTCTGAGTGCAAACATTAACTAAAGAATCACTTACTGAATTAATTACTTGTGTTAGTGCTTCCTGCCAGGATAAATGTTTCCAGTATCAGAAAAGCACCCTGGGTGAGCTCATCATCATCTGATTTCCTCCCCTCAAGAATTCCACTAATTCTTCTCTTTCGCTTGTTGAATAAatagtgaaaagtgaaaaagttaGTCATGTGTCTATGAACACACCATGTGGACTCATACAAAGAGGACAGCATATGACAGGAGAGGGGATGGAGGGATATGAGCTCGGGTTTTCCAACATATGAGttcatgaaatatttaaatctgaatgttttgagggagccctgtgatggactggtgacttgtcCAGGGTCTACAtcgccttttgccctgtgtcagctgggattgtcacCAGCATgtccaccctcatgtggaggataaagcggcagaagatgagtgagtgtctTGTTGGAGGAAACCAGAATAGAGAAAACCAATATAGGCACAAGGGGAAATCCTGCAGCTAGCCATTGCACCACACTGTGGATTGAAGCTGAATATCGGTTCTTCTTTTGTGATCAGTGGTAAAACATTTAGCCATTACTTCAGCATTTTTAAGTCACTGAAACCAATGACAAAGCAAATCACCTTTAATTCTTAAAAGATACACATTTTATTGGGTCAGGACATTAATGTCTGAAAATGATGACAGTAAGCAAGACTGAATGCACGACACAGAAGGCAAAATCACTTTTACAACATGTCACTGTTTTGTCAATAAaggtttacaaaataaaatgaacggCAAAGTGTGTATTAGCGAAATTATTATTTGGAAATTTGAATACACtgtaaattaataaaaagaatCCAAGGACAACAACACTCATTTCCATATATCACATTACATCTTATTATTCTCTGTTCACCGCTGCTGGAAGAcatacagacagagacacagtgctGTTTACAAATGATAAggaaacatactgtacacagtaATGCACGATCACAACTGTCCACAACACATGgaaatcaaaccaaaaatgatgaAGAGTATAAGAAACAGAGATAATGTCAAGAAGTTGAAACTGCAAAACACTGCTCTACCTCTGTTCTACTTTTGGCAGTGTGCTTTGTTATGGTCTGTGAAAGGATTGTGGACATGTATGAATGTTGAATTCTACATATAGTGAATTGCACAGCATATTTTACATACTCCTATGTCCATTCTCCTCTGCTCAGCTGCTGTGAGACATACTGACAGAAACACACCCCTCCCTCTAGGTGACCAGTGGAGCTGGGCTGGGGAAAAGGGAAGTGTCTCTTGGCAAGGCTGCAGGCGTAGCCTGATGAGAAGAAAATCAGAGCTCTTTGAAACATATCATCAGCATTGCCATCCTcgtctgaaaatgtgtttgcgACCTCTTGTTTGCATCCCTCCAGAGAAACATACACCAGATAGAGTTTGGAATTGGACCGACAGCCTATTAACACCTTCTCCTTAGAAAGGACCGTGTTTGCCTGACCTACAGCTTTCTGCATCTTCCTCACAATGTACTTTTCATCAACATTCTTCCAAAGACTGAGATGAATAAGTAGCCCAATTGGAACAATGAACGGAACAATGAGACTGAGCCACCATAATCCCATAGGTCCTTTTTCAGGTTTGAACAAAAACTGACTACTTATGACTGCGACTGTAAATATACATGAAGCAACCAACACTAAGAATGCTATCACACCACCAATGTACATCAGTACTCTAAGCCAGAGTGGTCGCAACCAGTTTTGAGAGACATTGTTGATCATCTGCACAGCTGTCCTGTATCTCTCCTGGTCCTCAATGACCAGTCGCAGTTGTTCTGGCACCTCCATGTCACTGAACCGTCCTGAATCCCATGCATTGAGCGCCTCATCATTGACAGCAGTCAATGGCTGCAGGGCCTTCCCATTGTAGATAGAGGGAGGCTGGAAAGGCACCACAGTAGAGCCTTGGAGCTGCTTGTTGGGGGTGCAGAGAACCTTGAGCAGCTTGTTCATTAAGTCAGGATCATTTGCCTCCAGATAGGTGAGGTGGCAGAGGTGGAGAGGAACTGATACTCCTGGCTGCAGCAACACTGGGACAATGGGTTTCCTCTCTAGGCAGTCTCTGAACAGAGACATGTTGGCCTCCAGGAGACACCAGCGGCTCCTCACAAACTCTGGACTGAGAACCAGCAGCACCTTCTGGCTCTCCTGGATGCACTCAGACATGTTCTCCAACACTGTGCGCCCAGGGGTGAAGTCACGCTCATGGTAGCAGACATGCAAGCCACAGGACTCCAGGTGGTTGATGATGGCGTGAGTCCACTGGTAGTCAGTGCTGCTGTAGCTAATGAAGACATGGAAACACTCCCCGTCCCTCAGTGTAGGAGGAACATGAGAAGGTGGAGATGGTGGGACAACAAACTGACTGTCAGCGGTCTCATCTGAGTTCACTGGCTCCATTATCTGTCAAAACTAAAGTTAAAAAGAATTACATGTCATCATGGATTTTACTTTCATTATTTTTGGCCCAAGAATCATCATAAACACAATAAGCTATACTCAGTTTTAATGCTTCAAGATTGGATGTGACTCCAAGTTACACTGAAATGTTACCTTGaatcacacattttattgtagTAGGGAATGTGTTGAAACAAGCTTGTCTTTTCATGGATGCaccattgttttttaatgtggacTTGAATgctgacagaaacagaaagCAACAACCACATGAAACTGAGAAACACCCAAAAGACCTACCGTAGCTTCCAGTAGTAGACTTACTTCACATGTAGTTGTTGCACTGACAtataaaatacagaataaagTATAACAGATACAAGTACAAAAGTAAAGTACCAAGTCATAGAGACGTTTCAGCCTTCATATCTACCAtgaatgatgataatgatgataatgaaccctgacaatgttttattgtttgtgaatAAAATCCAAGATCACTTTAAATGAACAACAATGTGCCCTCATACTTACTGACAAAGAAGACCAAGCGCACTGTGAGCTTAGTAAACACAGGAAGTTTAAAACGCTCTGTTTCCGTTGCAGGAGTCTTAAAGAGACAGAGTCATTTCTGGTCAGTGTGACGGGGCCTTTAACACAACTACAGAAACTTTGCCTTTAAATGCctctttcactcattcactgcaCATGCTGTATGGTTGCAGGTACATCAGTATAATGCAGCTATGGCCTGTAAACCAGCTTTTTAAAACAGGCAATTCAACTATAGAAGAATCAATGTATTTGGAtagtttttacttttacagtCATTCTCCTCTGCTCAGCTACTGTGAGACATACTGACAGAAGCAGAAACTGTCTGTTGGCGAGGCTGCAGGCGTAACCTGATGAGAAGAAGATCAGAGCCCTTTGAAACATATCATCGGCATTGCCAACTTTCTCTGAAAACGTTCCATACACCGGATAGATTCTGGTGCCGGACCAGCGGCTCCTCACAAACTCTGGACTGAGAACCAGCAGCACCTTCTGGCTCCCCTGGATGCACTCAGACATGTTCTCCAGCACTTTGCATGCAGGGGTGAAGTCACGCTCTTGGTAGCAGACCCGCAAGCCACAGGACTCCAAGTGGTTGATGATGGAGGGAGTCCGCTAGCTAATACAGACGCTCCCCATCCCTCAGTGTTGGAGGAACATGAGAAGGTGGAGACGGTGGGACAACAGTCATGTCAGTGGTCTCGACTGAGTTCACTGGCTCCATTATCTAAAGAGAAGACAATACAGGTGTATACAGTAACGGAGATGTTAGAGAAGCCCCAGTGTCTCGGCAGTAAGTGTTTCCTCAGTGTATGATTCATTACATAAGAGTATAAGAAACATTTAATCTCAAAGTTGGACACAGCAACAAAAACTTCCAGTAAATCCTAATCTGAGTATAATGTCAGAGAGGTGTTTATCCAACACCATggtcattttcactgtattccTGTGATGCCTTTTATGGTGAGGAATGACATTTTGTTCTTAACAGGTTCACAGATTTGATTTACATTAGTTTTTATATTGTGTTGAAtggatggaaaagcaaaacgcTCAGCTGCACTGAGCACTGCACTGGGAAGTAGCTATAATTCCAAAATACCACAAGTACTGTACATCGATACAATATTTACTCTTGTGCATACCAAGTTTCATCACCTTAATCCTGCATGCCTCAGCCTGTTTGCCAGGTTTGTGTGCTTCAACATGCCACCTAACCTGGGATACATATTATGGAAATGGAAATTGTGACATTTACTTTATGAAAGTAGTCAGAAATGATTTGCCCATAAAAAAAACTCCAGTAACTGTGGCATCAATAACAATCCATGTTTCTATGCAGTGTAAATGTGGAGTATGACATTTGGTCCAATATGTCCCAGggttattaatatttcatctATTTTCAACAGACAGAGGTACCACGAGTCCtaactaaattaaaaacaatttttatttctgtttttctttcattcatttttctttttttttctttttttaaataataataaaaaatcccTCATATAGTAATCACATAATCACATTTGTTTGGCTGCTGATTAGGATTCACAGTATTTCTTCCCTACTCCCAGATTCTAAATAGTAAAAAAGATACTGTCCCTTACCGAGTTGATGAAAGTTATTTTTGATCCTTtgaaaaatatttcacaatcTTTATAAAGGTTGCATCATATgccattatctttttttttttttttctgtgacaaaaTTGATTCTGGTTTTAATTTAGTTTGGACTCGTGGTACCTCCACAGCTGCAGGCAGAGGTTCTGGAGGAAAGACCATGATGTTCAATCTGTGTGGTGAGCTCAGGCTTTCCATCTTCAAGAGAAGTGACCCTAACCCAATAAGTGAGGCCTTTCTCTGTCAGTGACCCAGGGCGATTTTAATATCTGCGAGGTACAGGAAAACTGGGGATAATTATATTCATTAAAACCGCGTTCCTTTCCGAGCGGAcgttaaaaaacaatttaaactcTGTCACCTCTCCTCTGACTGTTGGTCACATACGAGATTCTTAAAACCattacacagagaaacaaacaaaacaatacatagaAAAGCTCTGGCCACTACCGGTAGAAAACTAAGTTTCTGTTCAGTGTTCTGTGACCACTTCTAATCTTCCAGTGAAATAACTGAACAAGTGCCTCAGGGTAAAGAGGAAAGTAGCTCCAACAATGTAATGTAGACCATCATCTGCTGCTCTCTTAATGCAGCCGGACTACAAGAGTACTAAGCATGAAGGATGTCGTACACTTTATCACTTATTACACCTGATACACTGATATTCTCACCATGTtagttttattagtttattaggATCCTCATTAGCTAGGAAACTATGACAACAGCTACTGTTCCTGGTGTCCACATTTAAcgcagattaaaaaaagtaaacaaacaatacagCAAATCCATGCTCAGGAAAGAAAGAATCCAACTATGCAAAAAGTTGAAAACTATGCAAACACATTCATTACAAAAAGATCAACTGTAATCAAGCAAACATCTGATcagaataacaaaaacaaagaaatcatgatgCATGGACATTTTTCTTACatattttgattgattttatcagaggtggaaagagtactgaactattctactcaagtaaaagtaccactatttttgtactggtctaaaaatttactcaaatgaaagtaaaaaagtagcttatttaaaatgtactcagagtaaaagttacttagttactttttttaacaaggttggggttctttcttgtgttgtacaaaaaggaaaaggggaCACCAAATAACCAttaactgtttttaattaaaggcaaacctttacaaattaaagtgctgacaaaataaatgaataaatacacataatgtatcagtcaataTGTTTTAGCTTTcccactcactcagggaccttaattagtgtcaattcacctgttctcatcatttaCTGCCAGAGTTTCTGGTGCgagatttttacatttcaacatttttttgctCAGTAAAGAATGTGACTTCAAATGTTGTGAAGTACagcacttccaaaaaaaacatacttaagtaaaagtaaaactacacatttttaaaaatgactttataaagtacaagtacacaaaaacccTACTCAATTACAGCAACGCGAGACAGCAACACATAGATCATGTACTTATATGACTCCCTCCTACTATTTAAAAACACCTCCATCATACAGACTTAACCACATCTTCGTTGCACTTTTGGAATGTAAAATATTTAGTCTCAAGTTTACAGTGAGGGGAAAGACACTGAAGGGTCATCTTGCTTTAAATATTAGTAATAAATTACCAAGAACAAAACCTTGGCAgtaattgaaataaatgattttcaAACTTGCCAAAAGTTTGAAAATGACTTCACCTGCTTTGAATTTTCCGCTCTTTGACTCATCAGTTGGACCACTCCAATGTAAACCACACCTGTTTGAGGTTTAACATTGGAGGTTTGCACATAATCTGGACCAAACTCAGTTTAGAAAACTATTAAGCTATTAACCACAGAAAAGttcatggcttttttttttttctgtggacaGAGAAATGACCAGGTATAGTTTCTACATAAACAGTATAACCGAGTTTCAAAAACGTCTACAGCGTGTTGacttcaaaccttttttttttattatcattatcgtGGCTATGACTGAGGTTTTTAGCTATTGTGACAGCATTTGGACGAGAAGATTGGTAATCGGGATGGAAGAGACGGTGGAACAGAATGGATCTGTTTGTGAATCTGTGTCTACAGGTTAGTTTTAGCCACAGTGTCTACGCCAGGAGGATGAGAAATGGAGTTTGACTCAGCTTTTTCTGTCATCACGTCCACTTGCAGAACGTAAATCCACAGTCTcggttgctgtgtttttttcccccctttgtctgtgtttgtgcgtgaACTGAGACTCATTTTATTGtcctctcaaactgtggcagaCGTGTGATCTGGTTTGCCAGTTGTCGTGATTAATAGTGCTGTTATATTGTATGTATCTGTTTGTATAGACATGGATCATTGATCATTTGCTCTGTATGCTATAGCATGACTGAGCATTGACACCTATCTGTTTACTCATGGAGTAGTGATCTGTTCACTGGTTTTTCATGCTTGTGCTTTCTCTGAGCTCTGTAGTTGGCAGCCAAACCTTTGCGTGCACCACACTGAAATATCTGACATTTTCTATCATCACACAAGCTAtagccaaaagaaaaagagtggtggtggtggggtgactttaaagccccttttccactagcacGGCacacctcgcctcgcctcggcacgacatGGTTagtttgcgtttccattagcgatagtacctgcttccaagtgagctgagctgatactatgcATGACTAtgtcagactgccagccactgattggccagagtgccgtcacaggaagaggcgtgagcaagacgtccgacacaagaatcaagccgaacaatgccgaactgtagatcagttaaaacaacgtgggttcatctccaacaattaccaagaaaaatctaaaatctcatcacttaacagaggagtctggtgtatttagcgacagcactgctgaaagcctgtgacgcatcacaaaccctgccgctgtagttcagtccagtgactgtgtcggacggagtctgtgctccggtcatgcaggaagtactgaactaatctttttaattaactgattctaatgattcagttacactgaaaacaactgctttacaagtcactagtcactcgtttgtgtgcaTCATGTAtaacatgggaaaaaaaaaaaaaacaggtgagtggaggtgagctgggaccatgtagtggaaaccaGGCATAAGAGAAGGAACAATTCATCGTGGCTATCGGTGCaaattgtttgttgttgcattTTGCTGCTAAGCAGAGTGATTTCCCTTTTACATGTTACtgctttaaacattttaattagaATCACTCCCGAGTGGTTGTATGTCTCCAATGACCGAAATGTTTTCCATGCACAGACTCCAACGTTACCTCCACAGCTCTGTTTTCAAACATCCGTCCACATTTCCTTCATGCTCGGCTTTTAAGAAACGTTTGTGAGCTTAACCTATCACTGACTAAATCTAATAATCCTTGGGTCCGAGTCAATGTTTGTGCCAAGTTTGAAAAGGAATCCCTCAAGACATTCATGAGATCTTTTGTACACAATAATTGGATGTTGCTGGCGCTGAGACATTCAGACACAGACATCCGAAGCCTAGCCCGTGTATGACAGCATTATTGACTGTAGTGCTGTAAGTACAGCACATTGCGCAATGTT
Encoded proteins:
- the LOC131470249 gene encoding uncharacterized protein LOC131470249 — protein: MEPVNSDETADSQFVVPPSPPSHVPPTLRDGECFHVFISYSSTDYQWTHAIINHLESCGLHVCYHERDFTPGRTVLENMSECIQESQKVLLVLSPEFVRSRWCLLEANMSLFRDCLERKPIVPVLLQPGVSVPLHLCHLTYLEANDPDLMNKLLKVLCTPNKQLQGSTVVPFQPPSIYNGKALQPLTAVNDEALNAWDSGRFSDMEVPEQLRLVIEDQERYRTAVQMINNVSQNWLRPLWLRVLMYIGGVIAFLVLVASCIFTVAVISSQFLFKPEKGPMGLWWLSLIVPFIVPIGLLIHLSLWKNVDEKYIVRKMQKAVGQANTVLSKEKVLIGCRSNSKLYLVYVSLEGCKQEVANTFSDEDGNADDMFQRALIFFSSGYACSLAKRHFPFPQPSSTGHLEGGVCFCQYVSQQLSRGEWT